One window from the genome of Synechococcus sp. PROS-7-1 encodes:
- a CDS encoding AAA-associated domain-containing protein, translated as MAEAGVILGLLETKGSQVELTGLGRQLRKADSSGERQLLAKQLRERIPLVQTVERLLTRNRRSGVSGAIILDLMDEHLTTPQVDQTFRTLVSWLRFTGIAHYSDDTQRFQRPADTSEQI; from the coding sequence TTGGCAGAAGCTGGTGTCATCCTGGGATTGCTTGAGACCAAGGGGAGTCAGGTGGAACTCACCGGCCTGGGCCGCCAACTGCGTAAAGCCGATTCCAGCGGGGAGCGGCAGTTATTGGCCAAACAACTGCGCGAAAGGATCCCCCTCGTGCAAACCGTGGAGCGTTTGCTGACTCGCAACCGACGCAGTGGCGTGAGTGGCGCCATCATTTTGGATCTCATGGATGAACACCTCACAACCCCCCAAGTGGATCAGACGTTCCGAACCCTGGTGAGCTGGCTTCGCTTCACGGGAATCGCTCACTACAGCGACGACACACAGCGGTTTCAACGCCCTGCTGACACGAGCGAACAGATATGA
- a CDS encoding mechanosensitive ion channel family protein gives MGFLQTNTGLIVGTLTLIAAWFLLHFLSRHGRNIGSLITRSLRRPLLIGLGVSLYGTWITHWVDKRIDVVDQLTLKRLSATLLIITISWAALNVGHAILQSGSMRRWMQMDDEQDKAMLINLLGRLFTIVTLLITTAVLMVNFGIPSAAIATLLGGAGIGFTFATQQISQNFLSGFMLFFNRPFKEGDWINVDELQGTVESIGWYYTRIRTFDRRPLNIPNSIFATKPIENPGQMYNRRILANISLRYEDLGKIAGITDEVREHLKHHPQIDQEQIILVNFNQWDASSINMMVYCFTKTTVWAEWLNIQQSIFLDIAAIVKRSDADFAFNCTTLYPAPNMDMDAIRASITPKGN, from the coding sequence GTGGGATTTCTTCAGACCAATACGGGGCTAATTGTCGGGACCCTGACGCTGATCGCGGCCTGGTTTCTGCTCCACTTCCTGAGCCGACACGGACGCAACATCGGCAGCCTGATCACGCGCAGCCTGAGGCGACCGCTACTGATCGGTCTTGGCGTGTCGCTCTATGGCACATGGATCACCCATTGGGTCGATAAGCGCATCGATGTGGTGGATCAGCTAACACTGAAGCGCCTCTCAGCCACGCTGCTGATTATCACCATCAGCTGGGCAGCTCTCAATGTCGGGCACGCCATTCTCCAGTCGGGGTCGATGCGGCGCTGGATGCAGATGGACGATGAGCAAGACAAAGCCATGCTCATCAATCTGCTGGGACGGCTCTTCACCATTGTCACGCTGCTGATCACAACAGCGGTTTTGATGGTGAACTTCGGCATTCCATCCGCCGCCATCGCCACCTTGCTGGGTGGCGCCGGGATTGGTTTCACCTTCGCCACGCAACAGATCAGCCAGAATTTTCTTTCCGGCTTCATGCTCTTCTTCAATCGCCCGTTCAAAGAAGGGGATTGGATCAACGTCGACGAACTGCAAGGAACCGTGGAATCGATTGGCTGGTACTACACAAGAATTCGCACTTTTGATCGCAGGCCGCTCAATATCCCCAACTCGATTTTTGCCACGAAACCGATTGAAAATCCTGGCCAAATGTACAACAGGCGAATTCTTGCCAATATCAGCCTGCGTTATGAAGACCTTGGCAAAATCGCTGGAATTACAGACGAGGTCCGAGAACACCTAAAGCATCACCCCCAGATCGACCAGGAACAAATCATTCTTGTGAATTTCAATCAATGGGATGCATCATCCATCAACATGATGGTGTATTGCTTTACCAAAACGACTGTCTGGGCTGAATGGCTCAACATCCAACAATCAATTTTCCTTGATATCGCTGCCATCGTGAAGCGAAGTGACGCTGATTTCGCCTTTAACTGCACGACTCTTTACCCAGCGCCCAACATGGATATGGATGCGATTCGGGCCAGCATCACGCCAAAAGGCAATTGA
- a CDS encoding ABC transporter permease subunit, with amino-acid sequence MPVLGFLAITVAFFIHLFRGSLLGLEAASIFAIVTGQLWNLIFSYYQSLRTVPSDLSEAATLYRFSGWQRFTQLDLPAGSINLVWNGMMSFAGGWFFATQSEAISVNNADYTLPGLGSWD; translated from the coding sequence GTGCCGGTTCTGGGCTTTCTGGCCATCACCGTGGCCTTTTTCATCCATCTGTTCCGCGGCAGCCTGCTGGGGCTTGAGGCGGCGTCGATCTTCGCAATCGTGACCGGCCAGTTGTGGAATCTGATCTTCTCTTACTACCAATCGCTGCGCACGGTGCCGAGCGATCTGAGCGAAGCAGCGACGCTTTATCGCTTCAGTGGTTGGCAGCGCTTCACCCAGCTGGATCTCCCGGCCGGAAGCATCAATCTGGTCTGGAACGGAATGATGAGCTTCGCTGGCGGTTGGTTCTTCGCCACACAAAGTGAAGCGATCAGCGTCAACAACGCTGACTACACCCTGCCGGGGTTGGGGTCCTGGGACTGA
- a CDS encoding TIGR00341 family protein produces the protein MPTPITRAVEALTGEWQINLEQRVPRKELYKARIESSKPSLGFFVLLVCSAVIATLGLISNSTAVVIGAMIVAPLMDPILSLAFALAISNNTLAKRSLLTILLGVLTVVGTAAILSMLLDVSEVNREMTSRTAPNLIDLGIAVAAAIAGSFSMTRAGLSNSIAGVAIAVALVPPLCVCGIGLSLGQEVVAVFGRGTVAGITNQISEGSFLLFLANLIGITVASLFIFLIQRYGSVGQSWRNLLVWLGLLGLLSIPLSSSLRDFSIKQQLDGQFASFKAGRVRQFELTRKNPYLWQKVRMLYSNIRVVDNKATVDLVLSAPEGLVTDGLAQEVYEGLADRAKTDLGLDDIRTTISVIPNQIFKYSETSQPSS, from the coding sequence ATGCCAACGCCGATCACAAGAGCAGTCGAAGCACTCACAGGTGAGTGGCAGATCAACCTCGAGCAGCGCGTCCCACGCAAAGAGCTCTACAAAGCACGCATCGAGTCATCGAAACCGTCCCTAGGTTTCTTCGTACTCCTGGTGTGTTCAGCGGTGATCGCCACACTCGGGCTGATCTCCAACAGCACCGCCGTGGTGATTGGGGCCATGATCGTGGCACCGCTGATGGATCCGATCCTGAGCCTGGCCTTCGCTCTGGCCATCAGCAACAACACCCTGGCAAAGCGATCCCTGCTCACCATCCTGCTGGGTGTGCTCACCGTTGTTGGCACGGCGGCGATTTTGTCGATGCTGCTCGACGTGAGCGAGGTGAATCGGGAGATGACCTCCCGCACCGCTCCCAATCTGATCGATCTCGGCATTGCCGTTGCCGCCGCCATTGCCGGTTCCTTCAGCATGACGCGCGCGGGGCTGTCGAACTCGATCGCCGGTGTGGCCATCGCTGTGGCCCTGGTGCCTCCCCTCTGCGTCTGCGGCATCGGCTTGAGCCTGGGCCAGGAAGTGGTGGCGGTGTTCGGACGGGGAACGGTGGCGGGAATCACCAATCAGATCTCCGAGGGCTCATTCCTGTTGTTCCTGGCCAACCTGATCGGGATCACCGTGGCCAGCCTGTTCATCTTTTTGATCCAGCGGTACGGGTCGGTGGGGCAGAGCTGGCGCAATCTTCTGGTGTGGCTCGGTCTTCTGGGCCTGCTCTCGATCCCCCTGTCCTCATCCCTGCGCGACTTCAGCATCAAACAGCAACTGGATGGTCAGTTCGCCAGCTTCAAAGCCGGTCGAGTGCGTCAGTTCGAACTCACCCGCAAGAATCCCTACCTTTGGCAAAAGGTGCGGATGCTGTACAGCAATATCCGGGTTGTGGACAACAAAGCCACCGTTGATCTCGTGCTCAGCGCTCCAGAAGGTCTGGTCACAGACGGACTGGCGCAGGAGGTGTACGAGGGCCTCGCCGATCGCGCCAAGACAGACCTGGGCCTGGACGACATCAGGACCACCATCAGCGTGATCCCCAATCAGATCTTTAAATACAGCGAAACGTCGCAGCCATCGTCGTGA
- a CDS encoding extracellular solute-binding protein, with protein sequence MKRSLTLFAAVGLLSACSSSDESRSTLLRVVRTLPANEVVTGEESARDRKLLRDFQTNLRAVIPGLRIQPSLYSATSVQSELQRQTNSGLGPDLVISDAQTIQALFAARLLDPVPITPEQRQAIPTELLARVSTDNGTLTGLPVSQYIQLACYDKRKLKSAPKTLRELAQQSSEGNIFGLTQNFENLYWSVGSYGAGKALISSLRGETPTTQDVNQLVQWLTWLRAASFQQNVLFMNDQATLRQQLINGNLHWISCWSSQLPQLREALKDNLGVGLLPAGPAGKATPVSRLQVWGLGRNSSHQQRLKSTELMQFIVLPWAQKTWALRYRTSYPVNPAAAQIINREIPGTQDLYLSTDEEDVRIGDEIRAALNQDPKLEQAMQLTLNDVIFGTETPSQGAATLNTKLGPSS encoded by the coding sequence ATGAAGCGATCACTCACCCTCTTCGCAGCGGTTGGTCTGCTCAGCGCTTGCAGCAGCAGTGACGAATCCCGCTCCACCTTGCTCCGGGTCGTGCGCACGTTGCCCGCCAACGAGGTGGTGACGGGGGAGGAAAGCGCACGCGATCGCAAACTGCTGCGCGATTTTCAAACCAACCTGCGCGCTGTGATCCCCGGACTGCGCATCCAACCCTCTCTTTATTCGGCAACCAGCGTCCAGTCGGAACTGCAACGACAGACCAACAGTGGACTGGGACCCGACCTCGTGATCAGCGACGCCCAGACCATCCAGGCCCTGTTCGCAGCACGCCTACTCGATCCCGTCCCGATCACACCTGAACAACGCCAAGCCATTCCAACGGAGCTACTCGCACGCGTCAGCACAGACAACGGCACCCTTACTGGATTGCCGGTGTCCCAGTACATCCAACTGGCCTGCTACGACAAACGCAAACTCAAAAGTGCACCGAAAACTCTGCGCGAACTGGCCCAGCAAAGCAGTGAGGGCAACATTTTCGGTCTCACCCAAAATTTCGAGAATCTCTATTGGAGTGTGGGCAGCTACGGCGCTGGAAAGGCGTTGATCAGTTCCCTGCGTGGGGAAACACCAACAACGCAGGATGTGAACCAGCTGGTGCAATGGCTCACCTGGCTGCGAGCAGCCAGCTTTCAGCAGAACGTTCTGTTCATGAACGATCAGGCCACCCTCAGGCAACAGCTGATCAATGGCAATCTGCATTGGATCAGCTGTTGGAGCTCCCAGCTTCCCCAACTGCGCGAGGCCTTGAAAGACAATCTCGGCGTTGGGCTGTTACCAGCGGGACCAGCAGGAAAAGCCACGCCGGTGAGCCGACTGCAGGTGTGGGGCCTCGGACGCAATTCCAGCCATCAACAGCGCTTGAAAAGCACAGAACTGATGCAATTCATCGTTCTTCCCTGGGCCCAGAAAACATGGGCTCTGCGCTATCGCACCTCCTATCCGGTCAACCCAGCCGCCGCACAAATCATCAATCGCGAAATCCCTGGAACCCAAGACCTTTATCTGAGCACCGACGAGGAGGATGTCCGCATTGGCGATGAAATCAGAGCCGCGCTTAATCAAGATCCGAAACTTGAGCAAGCGATGCAACTCACACTGAATGATGTGATTTTTGGCACTGAAACCCCCAGCCAAGGCGCCGCAACACTGAACACCAAACTGGGCCCATCGTCATGA
- a CDS encoding mechanosensitive ion channel family protein has translation MTITHLLLTVSPRDILVEMLSWLAFLQRWSVLSQLLVLAVIVLLARTRSIQLHLNRYRLHQQVPEAIRVLLGPALILILAAVFATCQAPFGLLRYFGLLWLGWNLFTPLKLLVKRVNPQFPIEELESTFFKPVYVITATVSMLSLLGSRENLARVGIANLFGVEITLGKVYTAIVAIYLIVTIASRPAALMAWASGTIFGVRQQNRRGMELLFRYSVIAIGIVSVAYYIGINGNAFIAIAGGLSVGIGFGIKEIISNFISSIWLLFEGSVRPGEILMINGDPCTVRKLGLRATQLKRGRDGAELLIPNQTFFTQEAASYTAAETARRDSVVVGAAYDHDPDRVIDLLLAIAEDHPKVKQYPPAAAFVTDFADSSINYKVLFWVANPLDAFAVGSDLRREIWKRFEKEGITIPFPQRQVYPMQWPPSLQQSLNTQSTTDQETQR, from the coding sequence ATGACCATCACCCACCTCCTCCTGACGGTGTCCCCCCGCGACATCCTTGTGGAAATGCTGAGCTGGCTGGCCTTTCTGCAGCGCTGGTCGGTGCTGTCCCAACTGCTTGTGCTGGCTGTGATCGTGCTTCTGGCACGCACGCGCAGCATCCAACTCCATCTCAATCGGTACCGCCTGCATCAACAGGTTCCAGAAGCGATCCGTGTTCTGCTCGGTCCTGCACTAATCCTGATCCTTGCGGCTGTCTTTGCCACATGCCAAGCACCCTTCGGCCTGCTGCGTTATTTCGGGCTGCTCTGGCTGGGCTGGAATCTATTCACACCCTTGAAATTACTGGTTAAACGTGTCAATCCACAGTTCCCGATCGAAGAACTTGAAAGCACATTTTTCAAACCGGTTTATGTAATCACAGCCACAGTTTCGATGCTGAGCCTGCTCGGTAGCCGCGAAAATCTCGCACGGGTCGGCATCGCCAACCTCTTTGGTGTTGAAATCACCTTGGGCAAGGTGTACACAGCGATTGTGGCGATTTATCTGATCGTCACAATTGCATCGCGCCCTGCCGCACTGATGGCCTGGGCCAGCGGCACGATCTTCGGGGTGCGGCAGCAAAACAGGCGTGGCATGGAATTGCTATTCCGTTACAGCGTGATCGCCATCGGCATCGTCAGTGTGGCGTATTACATCGGCATTAATGGCAATGCATTCATCGCCATCGCCGGTGGTTTATCGGTGGGGATCGGTTTTGGAATCAAGGAAATCATCTCCAATTTCATCAGCAGCATCTGGTTGCTGTTTGAAGGTTCCGTACGTCCTGGCGAAATCTTGATGATCAATGGAGATCCCTGCACGGTGCGCAAGCTCGGACTCAGGGCAACACAGCTGAAGCGCGGCCGTGACGGCGCCGAACTACTGATCCCGAACCAGACCTTCTTCACGCAGGAAGCAGCGTCCTACACAGCGGCTGAAACGGCACGTCGCGACAGCGTGGTCGTCGGAGCTGCCTACGACCATGATCCCGATCGGGTGATTGACCTGCTACTCGCGATTGCAGAAGACCATCCCAAAGTGAAGCAATACCCACCAGCAGCAGCCTTCGTCACGGACTTTGCCGATTCGTCGATCAACTACAAAGTGCTGTTCTGGGTGGCCAACCCTCTCGACGCCTTCGCCGTGGGCAGTGATCTGCGTAGGGAGATCTGGAAACGATTCGAGAAAGAAGGGATCACCATTCCCTTCCCCCAACGCCAGGTTTATCCCATGCAATGGCCTCCGAGTCTGCAACAGAGCCTCAACACCCAGTCAACGACTGATCAAGAAACACAACGCTGA
- a CDS encoding TVP38/TMEM64 family protein, producing the protein MASDLLSTEAVLHWLQSPLGALVFIPLYALWVTLLLPGIWASMLAGALYGTWWGSVIVFAGATLGAEAAFLLGRHRLRGWAQRRLKRFPKLLAIEKAVSREGFRLVLLTRLSPAFPFSLLNLAYGLSDVSLRDYNLGLIGIIPGTILFCALGALAGSAARFGEVLAGETSPQAWVLRVVGVLATVAVVWLVGRAARKALQEGSELDQDPAG; encoded by the coding sequence ATGGCGAGTGATCTGCTGAGCACGGAGGCCGTTCTGCACTGGCTGCAGTCTCCGTTAGGAGCCCTGGTGTTTATTCCCCTGTATGCGCTTTGGGTCACGCTGCTCTTGCCTGGCATCTGGGCTTCGATGCTGGCGGGTGCTCTCTACGGCACCTGGTGGGGCAGCGTGATTGTGTTCGCTGGAGCCACGCTCGGGGCGGAAGCTGCGTTTCTGCTGGGGCGCCACCGCTTGCGCGGTTGGGCACAACGTCGGCTCAAGCGCTTCCCAAAACTGTTGGCAATCGAAAAGGCGGTGAGCCGTGAAGGGTTCCGGTTGGTGTTGCTCACCCGCCTGTCTCCGGCTTTTCCGTTCTCTTTGCTGAACCTCGCCTATGGACTCAGCGACGTGAGCCTGCGGGATTACAACCTGGGCCTGATCGGCATCATTCCTGGCACGATCCTGTTCTGCGCACTCGGTGCACTGGCTGGAAGCGCTGCGCGTTTCGGGGAGGTGTTGGCTGGGGAGACGTCCCCTCAGGCCTGGGTGTTGCGGGTTGTCGGTGTGCTGGCCACCGTTGCGGTTGTCTGGCTGGTGGGTCGCGCTGCTCGCAAGGCGCTGCAGGAGGGATCAGAGCTGGATCAAGATCCGGCGGGTTGA